CGCTGATCTTTCCGGACTGACGTCTGCCCAAGGCCTCGAACACGGTGATTAAATCGATCGCCTCACCATCGGCTTTACGGCCTGCCGCCATGGGGCCTCCGGAAAGAAAGACCGTAGGGATGTTCAGCCGCGCCGCGGCCATCAGCATGCCGGGTACGATCTTATCGCAATTGGGAATGCAAACCATTCCGTCGAGGCAATGAGCTGCGGCCACGGTCTCGACGCAATCGGCGATCAGTTCACGGGAGGGCAGGCTGTAGCGCATGCCGATATGGCCCATGGCGATGCCGTCGTCCACACCAATGGTGTTGAATTCAAAAGGCACGCCTCCAGCCTCCCGGATCGCCTGTTTTACCTTGCGGCCGAACTCCTGCAGATGGACATGTCCTGGAATCAGATCGAGGTAAGAGTTGCAAACACCGATGAAGGGTTTGGCAAAATCTTCCTCCTTCACGCCGGTGGCGCGCAACAGGCTGCGATGAGGGGCTCGTTCAATACCTTTTTTAATAGAGTCTGATAACATGGCTTGATCCTGTAATAAAATAATGTGTGAATGGTAAGGGTTGATCGGGATCGTTTAATAAATAGGGCCGCGCAGACGCAGCGGCTGCGGGGAGCAGGGGATAGATAGGAGTAAAATGAGTATGGCGCTGATGCTGCGGTTCATGATTTTCCGCCAAAAAGTTTTGTCGCGAAATTAAAATGAGTTCAAATATAGTGAAAAAAAGATTGAAAACAAGCTTTTTTCACGCCACGCCGTGACCCCATGGGTTGAAAGAAAATTTTCCGGTCGGGCTCATTCGATCCGCAGCCGATAGAACTGCGCCCGATGGTCAGAGACCGACAGCGGCAGCACCTCGGCGGAGATCACGTGGATCTCCGGCGAGACGAAGACATGATCGATGCGCAAAAAATCGATGGCGAAACGGGCTAACGAAGGGGACAGGCTTCTGACCAGGCTGTAATGGCCGTAGGTGGCGCCTACGCCCCAGCCCGCCTCGCGGAAGCCGTTTTTCAGTGTGCCTTCAAAGAGCTCATAGACGCGGCTGCCCGGCGTGTCGTTGAAATCGCCGGCGAGGATGACCCGCCCTTGAATCCGGTGCAGCCGTTCCGCCAGCCGTTCGGCCTCGCGGTCGCGGCGCTGATAGGTCATTCTCGTGTCATGAATAAAGCTGGCCAGGGAGCGCTGACCGGCGATCAGTTCGATAAAGGCGTGGCCGCTGGGAAACAGATGGCAGTTGAGCAGATGGATTTTTTCCCCTTTGACTTCGATCACCGCCTGGTTCAGATTAAAATGGCCTTTCGCATATTCAGTGCCGATGTCGATGTTCTGGCGGCTGAGAAAGGGAAATTTGGACAGGATGGCGCCGCCGTTATAATTTTCTCGTGCGTCCGCCCAGATCTGATGTGGATGGCTGGCTGAGAAACGGCGGTTGAACAGCAGCAGGTCCTGTCCGGATATCTCTTGAATGAACACCAGATCCGGCTTCAGCCGGTCGATGAGTTCCAGCACCTGCCGCCGTTCCTCCAAACGGTGATTGATGCGGATATTGTAATCCAGCACCGACACCGTGTCCGGTTGGTCGCCGCCGAGCCTGGGCAGGAGCTGCTGACGATAGTGCAGCACCAGTCCGGCCAAAGCCAGAGTGAAGAAAAAAACGTTTGCCCGCACTCTGGGATTTTTTCGCAGCTGCAGACAGAACACGGCGAAATAGAGCGTCAGCAGGATGAACAAGACGCGGAAATAGTTCAACAAGTCCAGCACCGCCCATCCGGTCAGCGCCAGCAGCGCGATCGCCGGCAGCAACCGCGCGGTCCGGCCGGTCCAGCGGCGAAGATGAAAATAAAGGTAGGCGGGCAACGCCAGCGCAGGCGGAATCCACAGAGTGTCCTGCAGCAGGCCGGCGATCATCTGCGTGACCTGATGATCCGGAACAAACAGGTCCTGCACATGGCCCCAGACCCAGGCCTCGATGAAAAGCAGTGCCAGCCAGCCGAAAAACAAAAGAGAAGTGATCGCTTTGCGCAAGAAACCGTCCATCCGGATTCGTGAGGAGTCTTTCGAAAAAATTTACCATTTTATCGACAGATAAGAAAGCGTTATTTTTCTATTGACATTATGATTTTTTAGTGTATATTTAACCATATATTGGCAGATAATTTTCCTTTACAGGATGATGGACGCAAACACTCACATATCTTTTTTGCCGCACGTTGCCCGGGCTCCCCGGCCGCACGTGGTCGGCGTCCATCGCCGAAGGGAACTGGTTTCCATTCGAATTCGTGTGCGTCTCCTGTGCCTGCCTCTTATTCTTATTAACCTCTTGCATTCGATTCTTTTCTGAAAAAAGTGCAAGAGGACGCTCCCACACCCCTTTAAAATTTCCCAAACGTACCAAACATCGACTTGACGTCTCTCTTGCACCCAAAGGGTTTGTAATTTTTATCATTCGCCGAACAGGCGTAGTGTTTCACGTAGCAAAGGAAAAAATCTATGACCGGTGCACAAATGATCCTGCATGCCCTGGAGCAGGAGGGCGTGACCGCCGCTTTCGGATTTCCCGGCGGCATGATCATCGATGTTTTCGACAAACTGTATGACTCTCCCATTCCTTTTTACCTGACTCGTCATGAACAGGGAGCGGCGCATGCGGCGGATGGTTTTGCCCGTGCTTCCGGCCAGGTGGGCGTCTGCATGGCCACCTCCGGGCCGGGTGCCACCAACCTGGTGACCGGGTTGGCCACGGCCTACATGGATTCGATCCCTCTGGTGGCCATCACCGGCCAGGTGCCCAGCCATTTGATCGGCAATGACGCGTTCCAGGAATCGGATATGCTCGGCATCAGCCGCTCCATCACCAAACACAACTATCTGGTCAAGAATGTCGACGAACTTCCGGCGATTTTGAAATCCGCATTTTATATCGCCCGGACCGGTCGACCGGGGCCGGTGCTGGTGGATGTGCCCAAAGATATCCAGCAGGCTTCCACCGAGGCGCCCTATCCCAAGGAGGCGAGCGTGCGCGGCTATCGGCCCACGGTCAAGGGGCATCCACAACAGATTCAAAAGGCCGCCTCGTTGATCTCCAAAGCGAACCGGCCGGTCGTCTTCGCCGGCGGCGGGGTCATCTCCAGCGATGCGGCCGATGCGCTGGGCGCTCTGGCGCACAAGATCCAGGCGCCGGTCACCACGTCGTTCATGGGTCTGGGCGCTTTTCCTGAGACCGATGCGCTGGCCTTGAAAATGCTCGGCATGCATGGTACGGCCTACGCGAACTATGCGATTCAGGAATCGGATCTGCTCATCGCCGTGGGCGTTCGTTTCGATGACCGGGTCACCGGCGATGTGAGCAAATTTGCGCCCAAAGCCCGAATCATCCACATCGACATCGATCCCACCACCATCCACAAAAACGTTCAGGTGGCGGTGCCGGTGGTCGGCGATGTAAAGTCGGTCTTGCTGGATCTTGTGGATGAGCTAACGCCCAAGAACCATGACGCCTGGCTGCGTCAGATCAACGACTGGAAAGCGGCCCATCCGCTCGCCTATCGACAAAACGGATCGATCCTGCCGCAGGTGGTCATCGAAACCATTGCCGAAATCACAAACCACGAGGCCATCATCGCCACCGAGGTGGGCCAGCACCAGATGTGGACCGCCCAGTTTTACAATTTTACCAAGCCGCGCCGTTTTATCTCCTCCGGAGGCCTGGGCACCATGGGATTCGGTTTTCCGGCCGCCATCGGCGCGCAGGTCGCTCATCCGGACGCCATGGTCATCGACATCGCGGGAGACGGCAGCATTCAGATGAACATTCAGGAACTGGCGACCGTGGCCGCCTATCGTCTGCCGGTCAAAATCGTCATACTCAACAATCAATCGCTCGGCATGGTGCGTCAATGGCAGGCGATTTTTTATCACCGTCGTTTTTCCAACATCTGTTTGCGCAAAAACATCGATTGTCCGGCGCACTGCGACGGCATGGAGGACTGCAATATTCCCTATGTGCCCGATTACGCCAAACTAGCCGAGGCCTACGGCATCCCCGGTTATTTCGCCGACCGGCCTGAACAGGTCCGGCCGACACTGGAGAAGGCGCTAAAGACGCCGGGCCCCGCGGTGGTGGAATTCCGCATCGACAAGGAAGAAAACGTGTTTCCCATGGTGCCGTCTGGAAAAGCTTTGGATCAAATGCTGCGAGGGATCGCCTAATGCGACATATTATCAGTTTGGAAGTCGAAAATCAGAGCGGCGTTCTGGCGCGGATCGCCGGATTATTCAGCGCCCGCGGTTTCAACATCGATTGTTTGAGCGCCGCCTGGACCGAGGA
This genomic window from bacterium contains:
- a CDS encoding dihydroxy-acid dehydratase, with translation MLSDSIKKGIERAPHRSLLRATGVKEEDFAKPFIGVCNSYLDLIPGHVHLQEFGRKVKQAIREAGGVPFEFNTIGVDDGIAMGHIGMRYSLPSRELIADCVETVAAAHCLDGMVCIPNCDKIVPGMLMAAARLNIPTVFLSGGPMAAGRKADGEAIDLITVFEALGRRQSGKIS
- the ilvB gene encoding biosynthetic-type acetolactate synthase large subunit, producing MTGAQMILHALEQEGVTAAFGFPGGMIIDVFDKLYDSPIPFYLTRHEQGAAHAADGFARASGQVGVCMATSGPGATNLVTGLATAYMDSIPLVAITGQVPSHLIGNDAFQESDMLGISRSITKHNYLVKNVDELPAILKSAFYIARTGRPGPVLVDVPKDIQQASTEAPYPKEASVRGYRPTVKGHPQQIQKAASLISKANRPVVFAGGGVISSDAADALGALAHKIQAPVTTSFMGLGAFPETDALALKMLGMHGTAYANYAIQESDLLIAVGVRFDDRVTGDVSKFAPKARIIHIDIDPTTIHKNVQVAVPVVGDVKSVLLDLVDELTPKNHDAWLRQINDWKAAHPLAYRQNGSILPQVVIETIAEITNHEAIIATEVGQHQMWTAQFYNFTKPRRFISSGGLGTMGFGFPAAIGAQVAHPDAMVIDIAGDGSIQMNIQELATVAAYRLPVKIVILNNQSLGMVRQWQAIFYHRRFSNICLRKNIDCPAHCDGMEDCNIPYVPDYAKLAEAYGIPGYFADRPEQVRPTLEKALKTPGPAVVEFRIDKEENVFPMVPSGKALDQMLRGIA
- a CDS encoding ACT domain-containing protein encodes the protein MRHIISLEVENQSGVLARIAGLFSARGFNIDCLSAAWTE